One genomic window of Arthrobacter caoxuetaonis includes the following:
- the acs gene encoding acetate--CoA ligase has protein sequence MSEQPPVKQQGEALENLYHEHRSFPPSAEFAAAAVAQPELYEDAAAAGPEFWARQARDLLSWDEDFTQTLDFSDAPFAKWFVGGKLNASYNALDRHVEQGRGDRVAIYFEGEPGDTRTYTYAQLTEEVKKAANAFESLGVSKGDRVAVYLPMIPEAVITMLACARIGAVHSVVFGGFSADALRSRIDDAEAKLVVTADGSYRRGKPTQLKPAVDESLVRDGHSVQHVLVVKRNGEPVDWTDGRDVWWDDAVATASAEHTPVPHDSEHPLFILYTSGTTGKPKGILHTTGGYLTQTAFTHLATFDLKPETDVYWCTADVGWVTGHSYVTYAPLVNGATQLMYEGTPDTPHQGRWWELVEKYKVSILYTAPTAIRTCMKWGRDIPGKFNLDSIRVLGTVGEPINPEAWMWYRTVIGGNGGKKEIPAPIVDTWWQTETGAHMIAPMPGVTATKPGSAQVPVPGISVDVVDEMGQPVPNGSGGFLVVKEPWPAMLRGIWGDPQRFKDTYWSRFDNMYFAGDGAKKDEDGDIWLLGRVDDVMNVSGHRLSTTEIESALVSHPSVAEAAVVGAVDETTGEAVVAFVILRGSAKDDADIVTTLRNHVGKEIGPIAKPRHILVVPELPKTRSGKIMRRLLKDVAEGREPGDSSTLADNTVMSQIAESLRK, from the coding sequence ATGTCTGAACAGCCACCGGTCAAGCAGCAGGGCGAAGCACTGGAGAACCTCTACCATGAGCACCGCAGCTTTCCGCCCAGCGCGGAATTTGCCGCGGCCGCGGTGGCACAGCCGGAACTTTACGAGGACGCCGCAGCCGCCGGACCGGAGTTCTGGGCCCGCCAGGCACGGGACCTGCTGAGCTGGGATGAGGACTTCACCCAGACCCTGGACTTCTCCGACGCGCCCTTCGCCAAGTGGTTCGTAGGCGGAAAGCTCAACGCGTCCTACAACGCCCTGGACCGCCACGTTGAACAGGGGCGCGGAGACCGCGTCGCCATCTACTTTGAGGGCGAGCCCGGCGACACCCGCACGTACACCTACGCCCAGCTCACCGAAGAAGTGAAGAAGGCCGCCAACGCGTTCGAGTCGCTCGGGGTCTCCAAGGGCGACCGCGTCGCCGTCTATCTGCCGATGATCCCCGAAGCTGTCATCACCATGCTGGCCTGCGCCCGGATTGGCGCCGTCCACTCCGTGGTCTTCGGCGGCTTCTCCGCAGACGCCCTCCGCAGCCGCATCGACGACGCCGAAGCGAAGCTCGTCGTCACCGCCGACGGTTCCTACCGCCGCGGCAAGCCCACCCAGCTGAAGCCGGCTGTGGACGAATCCCTGGTAAGGGACGGCCACAGTGTGCAGCACGTCCTGGTGGTCAAGCGCAACGGCGAGCCCGTGGACTGGACCGATGGCCGCGACGTGTGGTGGGACGACGCCGTCGCCACTGCGAGCGCCGAGCACACGCCCGTACCGCATGACTCCGAGCACCCGCTGTTCATCCTCTACACCTCCGGCACCACCGGGAAGCCGAAGGGCATCCTGCACACCACGGGCGGGTACCTGACCCAGACCGCGTTCACGCACCTCGCCACCTTCGACCTCAAGCCCGAGACCGATGTCTACTGGTGCACCGCCGACGTCGGCTGGGTGACCGGCCACAGCTATGTCACCTACGCGCCGCTGGTCAACGGTGCCACGCAGCTGATGTACGAAGGCACCCCGGACACACCCCACCAGGGCCGCTGGTGGGAGCTGGTGGAGAAGTACAAGGTGTCCATTCTCTACACGGCGCCGACTGCGATCCGGACCTGCATGAAGTGGGGACGGGACATCCCCGGGAAGTTCAACCTGGACTCCATCCGGGTGCTGGGAACCGTGGGCGAGCCGATCAACCCCGAAGCCTGGATGTGGTACCGCACGGTGATCGGCGGCAATGGCGGCAAGAAGGAAATCCCGGCCCCGATCGTGGATACGTGGTGGCAGACCGAAACCGGTGCCCACATGATCGCGCCGATGCCCGGAGTCACGGCCACCAAGCCCGGATCGGCCCAGGTGCCCGTCCCCGGCATCTCCGTGGACGTGGTGGATGAAATGGGACAGCCGGTGCCCAACGGTTCCGGCGGTTTCCTGGTGGTGAAGGAACCCTGGCCCGCAATGCTGCGCGGCATCTGGGGAGATCCGCAGCGCTTCAAGGACACCTACTGGTCCCGGTTCGACAACATGTACTTTGCCGGTGACGGCGCCAAGAAGGACGAGGACGGTGACATCTGGCTGCTCGGCCGGGTCGACGACGTCATGAACGTGTCCGGACACCGGCTCTCCACTACGGAGATCGAGTCTGCACTCGTCAGCCATCCCTCGGTGGCGGAAGCCGCCGTCGTTGGTGCCGTTGATGAGACCACGGGTGAAGCTGTGGTCGCCTTCGTGATCCTGCGCGGCAGTGCCAAGGACGACGCCGACATCGTCACCACGCTGCGCAACCACGTGGGCAAGGAGATCGGCCCCATCGCGAAGCCGCGGCACATCCTGGTGGTTCCCGAACTGCCCAAGACCCGGTCCGGCAAGATCATGCGCCGCCTGCTCAAGGACGTGGCCGAGGGCCGCGAGCCGGGCGACTCAAGCACGCTGGCCGACAACACGGTGATGTCCCAGATTGCGGAGTCCCTGCGCAAGTAG
- the nth gene encoding endonuclease III, translating into MATGSDASLLALKRRARKINRLLGELYPYAVAELDFTNAFELLIATVLSAQTTDVRVNAVTPVLFARYPDARALSEADEAELQEIIRPTGFFRAKSAAIKKLATQIVDDYDGQVPNKLEDLVKLAGVGRKTANVVLGNAFGVPGITVDTHFLRLSRRFGWTESKDPVKVEQDVAELFEPKDWTPLSNRVVFHGRRVCHAKKPACGVCAVAQLCPSYGEGETDPDKARKLLKYELAPGREELLARMMASETRAELRAAGFGLEA; encoded by the coding sequence ATGGCAACCGGCAGTGACGCCTCCCTGCTGGCGCTCAAGCGCCGCGCACGAAAGATCAACCGCCTGCTCGGGGAGCTGTACCCCTACGCGGTGGCTGAACTGGACTTCACCAACGCCTTCGAACTGCTGATCGCCACGGTGCTCTCCGCGCAGACCACGGACGTGCGCGTGAATGCCGTGACCCCGGTTCTCTTCGCCCGCTACCCGGATGCACGCGCGCTGTCGGAGGCCGACGAAGCCGAGCTCCAGGAAATCATCCGGCCCACCGGTTTCTTCCGGGCCAAGTCCGCCGCGATCAAGAAGCTGGCCACACAGATCGTGGACGATTATGACGGCCAGGTGCCCAACAAGCTCGAAGACCTGGTGAAACTGGCCGGTGTGGGCCGCAAGACCGCCAACGTGGTCCTCGGCAACGCTTTTGGGGTTCCCGGCATCACCGTAGACACCCACTTCCTGAGGCTCTCCCGCCGGTTCGGCTGGACCGAATCGAAGGACCCGGTCAAGGTTGAGCAGGACGTGGCGGAGCTGTTCGAACCCAAGGACTGGACGCCGCTGTCCAACCGCGTGGTCTTCCACGGACGCCGAGTCTGTCATGCCAAGAAGCCCGCCTGCGGTGTTTGCGCTGTCGCGCAGCTGTGCCCTTCCTACGGCGAAGGTGAGACGGACCCGGACAAGGCCCGGAAACTGCTGAAGTACGAGCTGGCGCCGGGACGCGAAGAGCTGCTGGCCCGGATGATGGCTTCCGAAACCCGGGCGGAACTCCGCGCCGCGGGATTCGGGCTCGAAGCATGA
- a CDS encoding NUDIX hydrolase: MSAQAELEAFGALVSDGAGNFGRDLRFMTRAVDPDAARAAAVLILFGVLDEHPARFHADAVPDDLDVLFVERASTLNSHPGQIAFPGGAVDDSDTDAIAAALREANEETGLDPSGVRILGALPEVGLPVSNFLVTPVLGWWDKPTPVDVVDEAESASVFRVPVADLLDPANRRTTVVARGGQVHRGPAFLVNGVVVWGFTALILDDLFNQLGWTLPWDTSREMVPAL, encoded by the coding sequence ATGAGCGCCCAGGCAGAGCTGGAGGCTTTCGGCGCTTTGGTATCCGACGGCGCCGGCAACTTTGGCCGGGACCTGCGGTTCATGACCCGGGCCGTGGATCCTGACGCTGCCCGGGCCGCGGCGGTGCTGATCCTGTTCGGCGTGCTGGATGAGCATCCGGCACGCTTCCACGCCGACGCGGTGCCCGATGACCTGGACGTACTCTTTGTGGAACGAGCGTCCACGCTGAACTCGCATCCCGGCCAGATCGCCTTTCCCGGCGGTGCCGTAGATGACTCCGACACCGATGCCATTGCTGCCGCCCTCCGCGAAGCGAACGAGGAGACCGGGCTGGATCCCTCCGGCGTGCGGATCCTCGGTGCGCTGCCGGAAGTGGGGCTGCCGGTCAGCAACTTCCTGGTCACGCCGGTGCTGGGATGGTGGGACAAGCCGACGCCGGTCGATGTTGTGGATGAGGCTGAATCCGCTTCGGTGTTCCGCGTCCCGGTAGCGGACCTGCTGGACCCGGCCAACCGGCGCACCACCGTGGTCGCCCGCGGGGGACAGGTGCACCGCGGGCCGGCGTTCCTGGTGAACGGCGTGGTGGTTTGGGGCTTCACGGCCCTGATCCTGGACGATCTGTTCAACCAGCTCGGCTGGACGCTGCCGTGGGACACCTCACGCGAGATGGTCCCTGCCCTCTAG
- a CDS encoding MFS transporter produces the protein MNQPHIENEARTDADAPAPKQASVDGGPHAVAGPFGLRDIVVGSAVLLLLIGSVLPFATGGRLNLWSAFSLFFVGIGIIMPVAVAGLFVARRLSPGTRLRVGSLSLDQFASVIAVLAVIFFFLQLVYVFSVGALICLIGAIVLVAATTFAPHIPPFSAEFSGRKEIPAHPVAREALPLARAPKPAPAPKDAGHPAGQPHTGAFGQYPDARQERDARQTAAARPDEGRVSTDHDGERQAAPNAGRPGAERDHGAPAPAGQGDVRPGASGAGAGATGVAGGAAAAAAGAAAGAAGAGAAGAGSAGAGTPRTGAAFGETAPAGFGTDRPENAQAPSTQDSSNQAPSSQDSSEQPAEAPAPAGQQSLPATTVNPAVSAGSPSSGSPATQSSESISATREENENVVEAFWFAVGTPRQIVDERTGMPLFMFYPGDWELGLEDRGHEFLVQDKRTGRIGVLRDLSNIERVSDENSGH, from the coding sequence ATGAACCAGCCCCACATCGAAAATGAGGCACGCACGGACGCGGATGCACCAGCGCCGAAGCAGGCCTCTGTTGACGGAGGGCCCCACGCCGTAGCCGGTCCTTTCGGGCTGCGCGACATCGTGGTTGGATCAGCCGTCCTGCTGCTGCTCATTGGCAGCGTCCTTCCCTTCGCCACGGGGGGCAGGCTCAACCTCTGGTCCGCCTTCTCCCTGTTCTTCGTCGGAATCGGCATCATCATGCCGGTGGCAGTTGCCGGCCTGTTTGTCGCTCGACGTCTGTCTCCGGGAACACGCCTGCGCGTCGGCTCGCTGTCGCTGGACCAGTTCGCCTCGGTGATTGCGGTGCTTGCTGTCATCTTCTTTTTCCTCCAGCTGGTGTACGTCTTCAGCGTCGGCGCCCTGATCTGCCTCATTGGTGCCATTGTGCTCGTAGCAGCCACCACGTTTGCGCCGCACATTCCGCCGTTCTCCGCGGAATTTTCCGGCCGGAAGGAAATCCCCGCCCACCCGGTGGCCCGTGAGGCCCTTCCCCTGGCGCGCGCACCCAAGCCTGCGCCTGCTCCCAAGGACGCAGGCCACCCCGCCGGCCAGCCGCATACCGGTGCCTTCGGGCAGTATCCCGACGCCCGCCAGGAGCGCGATGCACGGCAGACAGCGGCGGCCCGGCCGGACGAGGGACGTGTTTCGACTGACCATGACGGAGAGCGCCAGGCCGCGCCGAACGCAGGACGTCCCGGGGCCGAGCGGGATCACGGTGCTCCTGCTCCTGCAGGGCAGGGCGATGTCCGTCCCGGCGCTTCCGGCGCTGGTGCTGGTGCAACCGGCGTTGCCGGGGGTGCCGCTGCGGCCGCTGCCGGAGCTGCGGCAGGAGCTGCCGGTGCAGGAGCCGCTGGTGCAGGATCCGCTGGTGCAGGCACGCCTCGAACGGGTGCCGCGTTCGGCGAAACTGCTCCTGCGGGTTTCGGCACGGACCGGCCGGAAAACGCCCAGGCCCCTTCCACCCAGGATTCTTCCAACCAGGCCCCTTCCAGCCAGGATTCTTCCGAGCAGCCTGCGGAGGCGCCGGCTCCGGCCGGGCAGCAATCCCTGCCCGCCACCACGGTGAACCCGGCGGTGTCCGCCGGCTCGCCGTCGTCGGGCTCTCCCGCAACGCAGTCCTCGGAATCGATCTCCGCTACGCGCGAGGAGAACGAGAACGTGGTTGAGGCATTCTGGTTTGCCGTGGGTACGCCCCGCCAGATTGTTGACGAGCGCACCGGAATGCCGTTGTTCATGTTCTACCCGGGCGACTGGGAACTGGGCCTGGAAGACCGCGGCCACGAATTCCTCGTCCAGGACAAGCGCACCGGGCGCATCGGCGTCCTGCGCGACCTGAGCAACATCGAACGCGTCAGCGACGAAAACTCCGGACACTAA
- a CDS encoding organic hydroperoxide resistance protein, with protein MSALYTAVATATGDGRNGEARTSDGLLAVDLAVPQEMGGAGGATNPEQLFAVGYAACFHSALKMVARQAKAEISDSAVTAEVSINPREEGGFQLAVALHVEMSGVDQPTADKLAQEAHQVCPYSNATRGNIDVEVDAVVG; from the coding sequence ATGAGTGCCCTCTACACCGCAGTTGCAACCGCCACCGGTGACGGCCGGAACGGCGAAGCCCGGACGAGCGATGGCCTGCTGGCGGTGGATCTCGCTGTTCCGCAGGAAATGGGCGGCGCCGGCGGGGCAACCAACCCGGAGCAGCTCTTCGCCGTGGGCTACGCGGCCTGTTTCCACTCGGCACTGAAGATGGTGGCCCGCCAGGCGAAGGCCGAGATCAGCGACAGTGCGGTCACCGCCGAGGTCAGCATCAACCCCAGGGAAGAGGGCGGCTTCCAGCTCGCCGTGGCCCTCCACGTGGAAATGTCCGGTGTGGACCAGCCAACGGCTGACAAGCTTGCCCAGGAAGCACACCAGGTCTGCCCGTACTCCAACGCCACCCGCGGCAACATCGACGTGGAAGTGGACGCCGTCGTCGGCTAG